A genomic segment from Syntrophotalea acetylenivorans encodes:
- the rnhA gene encoding ribonuclease HI: MNESPQLYLLDGSSYIYRAYYGIRDVATADGTPTNAVYGFTRMLLGLLQEHRPDYLAVVFDRPREETFRREIYPEYKAHREAMPEDLPPQIAAIRQVLQALQIPSLEAPGFEADDVIATLARRYAAEGIEVTVVTGDKDLMQIVDDKIFLLDTMKDTRSGPKEVLERFGVPPELVADVLGLAGDTSDNIPGVPGIGEKTAAELVQRFGSLEDVLKWTNLVNGRKRRENLQAHADQARLSKTLATLRDDVPLESSLVELERQSPNLTDLIPLLRQLEFEALEIVFTPPPPGVVEIYSDGSGRDSGPGGYGVVLRYGEHEKELSGFEPVATSQRMELIAAIRGLEALNKPQTVRLYSDSQYLVRGMSDWIDGWVRDGRLETPGALANQDLWQQLLALSRQHKIHWEWVRGHAGHPFNERCDKLAKRAAEEGVQAAGADRDQGAVPEEEVAEPVAPVSLAALRLEPSLVEEDVDFESENDGQLKLC, translated from the coding sequence GTGAACGAATCGCCCCAACTCTATTTATTGGATGGTTCCAGTTATATCTATCGTGCCTACTACGGTATCCGCGATGTTGCCACCGCCGATGGTACGCCAACCAATGCCGTTTACGGTTTTACGCGCATGCTGCTGGGACTGTTGCAGGAACACCGCCCCGATTACCTGGCTGTGGTCTTTGATAGGCCCAGAGAAGAAACTTTCCGCCGGGAAATCTATCCCGAATATAAAGCACATCGGGAGGCCATGCCCGAAGACCTTCCGCCGCAGATTGCTGCGATCCGGCAGGTTTTGCAGGCTTTGCAGATTCCATCCCTGGAAGCGCCCGGATTCGAGGCAGACGATGTTATTGCCACTTTGGCCCGCCGCTACGCCGCCGAAGGCATCGAGGTCACGGTGGTCACCGGCGACAAGGATTTGATGCAGATTGTTGATGATAAAATTTTCCTGCTCGACACCATGAAGGATACGCGATCCGGACCGAAGGAGGTTCTGGAACGTTTCGGGGTCCCCCCCGAACTGGTCGCCGATGTTTTGGGCCTGGCTGGAGACACCTCGGACAATATCCCGGGTGTTCCCGGCATCGGCGAGAAAACCGCCGCGGAGCTGGTGCAGCGCTTCGGCAGCCTGGAAGATGTCCTTAAGTGGACCAATCTCGTGAACGGCAGAAAACGTCGGGAAAATTTACAAGCTCACGCCGATCAGGCTCGGTTGTCCAAAACCCTGGCAACCCTCAGAGATGACGTGCCCCTTGAAAGCTCTCTGGTCGAATTGGAGCGACAGTCGCCGAATCTGACGGACTTGATCCCTCTGCTGCGGCAGTTGGAATTCGAAGCTCTGGAGATTGTCTTCACTCCGCCGCCACCGGGGGTGGTGGAAATCTACAGCGACGGCTCGGGTCGGGACTCGGGACCGGGGGGCTACGGTGTGGTCCTGCGCTATGGCGAGCATGAAAAGGAGCTCAGCGGCTTTGAACCCGTGGCGACGTCGCAGCGTATGGAGTTGATCGCCGCGATACGAGGTCTGGAAGCCCTGAATAAACCGCAGACGGTTCGATTGTACAGCGATTCCCAGTACCTGGTGCGGGGCATGAGCGACTGGATTGACGGCTGGGTTCGCGATGGTCGCCTCGAGACACCGGGCGCTCTGGCCAACCAGGACCTCTGGCAACAGCTTTTGGCCCTTTCTCGGCAACATAAGATTCACTGGGAATGGGTACGAGGCCATGCCGGACATCCCTTTAATGAACGTTGCGACAAGCTGGCCAAGCGGGCTGCTGAAGAGGGTGTGCAGGCAGCGGGAGCAGATCGGGATCAGGGAGCAGTGCCGGAAGAGGAAGTCGCAGAGCCGGTCGCTCCTGTTTCGCTGGCAGCGCTCCGTTTGGAACCGAGCCTGGTCGAGGAAGACGTTGATTTTGAATCCGAAAATGATGGTCAGTTGAAGCTTTGCTAG
- a CDS encoding THUMP domain-containing protein, giving the protein MWKFNVLVTMAHKGRYGHLLGELAHYGEFHKTGFHGVALGQVDDVELFCEAICQKRSEQCIAFQDVSRVVPLERVFTFEVDDFLAKLCMALRPWIARLAECRFHVRLERRGLKGQIISPDIEQALDAYILDELIDLGHSATIDFDDPDAVIAIETIGDRCGVGLITRALNDRFDFVRVD; this is encoded by the coding sequence ATGTGGAAATTCAACGTGCTGGTCACCATGGCTCATAAGGGGCGTTATGGACACCTGTTAGGGGAGCTCGCCCATTACGGTGAGTTTCACAAAACCGGGTTTCATGGTGTGGCTCTGGGGCAGGTAGACGATGTGGAGCTATTCTGTGAGGCTATTTGCCAAAAGCGCAGCGAGCAGTGTATCGCCTTCCAGGATGTGTCTCGGGTGGTGCCCCTGGAGCGGGTTTTTACCTTTGAGGTCGACGATTTTCTGGCTAAGCTCTGCATGGCTCTGCGTCCCTGGATCGCCCGTCTGGCCGAGTGCCGCTTTCATGTTCGCCTGGAACGGCGCGGCCTGAAAGGACAGATCATCTCCCCGGACATCGAACAGGCACTGGATGCCTATATCCTTGATGAACTGATCGATCTTGGCCATTCGGCAACCATCGATTTTGACGACCCCGATGCGGTAATTGCCATCGAAACGATTGGAGACCGTTGCGGTGTCGGCCTTATTACCCGCGCCTTGAACGATCGTTTCGATTTCGTGCGTGTCGATTGA
- a CDS encoding GNAT family N-acetyltransferase: MKIRKVTEEFRPKVYALLRSAFPGSNYESDLIEALHSNGKPVQEWVCIHTNKVIAYIAFTNAYHGSGVCGLHLAPMAVAPDFQRQGVGSELLRFALRQEPIKKQPLYVLGKPGFYKRFGFEPCIQPVCPFDKNNAHFLSLRNTATDSFTIGYEPEFQKVAKPSKNQGKKRH, encoded by the coding sequence ATGAAAATACGCAAAGTCACCGAAGAATTCCGCCCCAAGGTCTACGCCCTTTTGCGCAGCGCCTTCCCAGGCAGCAACTACGAATCCGACCTGATCGAAGCCCTTCATTCCAACGGCAAGCCGGTTCAAGAATGGGTCTGTATTCACACCAATAAAGTCATCGCCTATATCGCTTTTACAAATGCCTATCATGGCAGCGGGGTTTGCGGCCTGCATCTGGCACCCATGGCCGTGGCTCCCGACTTTCAGAGGCAAGGAGTCGGCTCGGAACTGCTGCGTTTTGCCTTAAGGCAAGAACCTATCAAAAAACAGCCCCTGTACGTGTTGGGTAAACCCGGTTTCTATAAACGCTTCGGTTTTGAACCCTGCATCCAGCCCGTCTGCCCCTTTGATAAAAACAATGCTCATTTCCTGAGTCTGCGCAATACGGCTACCGACAGTTTCACCATCGGCTATGAACCCGAGTTTCAAAAGGTTGCCAAGCCGTCAAAAAATCAGGGGAAAAAGCGCCACTGA
- a CDS encoding NAD(P)/FAD-dependent oxidoreductase translates to MEVAIIGGGAAGFFAAISVKENYPDATVVIFEKSKNILAKVKISGGGRCNLTNGCESIKELAVAYPRGGNALKRAFRIFNNHDAMRWFEERNVPLVIQEDNCVFPLSQDSQSIIDCFLQQASRFNIHIELERGIKGIEKAGDKLKLSFIGGKVLPRTFNKVIVATGGSPQRAGLEWLEKLGHRIADPVPSLFTFKMPDETITELMGIVVKPTLVSIQGTKLKSEGPLLITHWGMSGPVILKLSALGARLLSEKHYDFKIQVNWTNVRNQDLVVSELKRVVTEHPKKILSNLRPYNLPERLWGYLLAKSNLPPSKKWGELGKTGLNRLVDLLTNDTYSVRGQTQFREEFVTCGGVSLESIDFKTMQSKVCKNLYFAGEVMDIDGITGGYNFQAAWTTAFIAAKLN, encoded by the coding sequence GTGGAAGTAGCCATCATTGGCGGTGGAGCGGCCGGTTTCTTTGCAGCAATTTCCGTAAAGGAAAACTATCCGGACGCCACCGTTGTCATTTTCGAAAAATCCAAAAACATTCTGGCCAAGGTCAAAATTTCCGGTGGGGGCCGGTGCAACCTGACCAACGGTTGTGAAAGCATCAAGGAACTGGCCGTAGCCTATCCCCGGGGTGGTAACGCTTTAAAGAGGGCCTTTCGAATCTTTAACAACCACGATGCGATGCGCTGGTTCGAGGAACGCAATGTACCCCTGGTCATTCAGGAGGATAATTGCGTCTTCCCCCTATCCCAGGATTCGCAAAGCATCATCGATTGCTTTTTGCAGCAAGCCAGCCGATTTAACATCCATATCGAGCTCGAAAGAGGCATAAAAGGCATCGAAAAAGCTGGTGACAAGCTGAAATTGAGCTTTATCGGCGGGAAAGTGCTACCTCGAACCTTTAACAAGGTGATCGTCGCAACGGGAGGCTCTCCGCAACGGGCCGGTCTGGAATGGCTGGAGAAATTGGGGCACAGAATCGCCGATCCAGTACCCTCCTTATTCACCTTCAAAATGCCGGATGAAACGATTACCGAGTTGATGGGCATCGTGGTGAAACCCACCCTGGTGAGCATCCAGGGAACCAAACTTAAATCCGAAGGCCCCTTACTGATTACCCACTGGGGCATGAGCGGTCCGGTCATCTTGAAGCTATCGGCACTTGGAGCGCGATTACTGAGTGAAAAGCACTACGACTTTAAGATTCAGGTAAACTGGACGAATGTGCGCAACCAGGATCTGGTCGTTTCTGAATTGAAAAGGGTTGTGACGGAGCATCCAAAAAAGATCTTGTCCAACCTCCGCCCCTACAATCTACCTGAAAGACTCTGGGGTTACCTGCTGGCAAAGAGCAATCTGCCGCCGAGTAAAAAGTGGGGAGAGCTAGGCAAGACCGGTTTAAACAGGCTGGTCGACTTGCTCACCAATGATACCTACTCGGTAAGGGGGCAGACCCAATTCCGGGAGGAGTTCGTCACCTGTGGCGGGGTCAGTCTGGAGAGCATCGACTTCAAAACAATGCAGAGCAAGGTGTGCAAAAATCTGTATTTTGCCGGAGAGGTGATGGACATCGACGGCATCACCGGAGGCTATAACTTTCAGGCCGCCTGGACCACTGCATTCATCGCGGCTAAATTAAACTAG
- a CDS encoding LysR family transcriptional regulator — MDLGSLRIFLAVVEEGSVSRAAERLHYVQSNVTTRLRRLEEDLGTNLFVRTGRGMVPTSAGKRLQGYARQILRTVEEARLAVSGSAQPQGPLAIGAIDTVAAVHLPQVLARYHSQYPKVAIGLQTGASQELVRQVLNYDIEGAFVGGPVANSEIVQTEVCVEEMVLVTAPDQPTPAMGSFDTILVFRPGCSCRNRLEQWLREEGLTPIKLMEFGTLDAILGCVGAGMGISMLPRSFVERGPFASMVRIHQVAEPFSRVPTMFIRRKDMAASPALSALIGLFQTERSVAGDSA, encoded by the coding sequence ATGGATCTGGGTTCTTTGCGTATCTTCCTCGCAGTAGTTGAAGAGGGCAGTGTCTCCCGCGCCGCCGAGCGCCTGCACTATGTGCAGTCCAACGTGACCACTCGCCTGCGCCGCCTGGAGGAAGATCTTGGCACCAACCTCTTTGTTCGCACCGGTCGCGGCATGGTACCGACCAGCGCCGGCAAGAGACTGCAGGGCTATGCCCGGCAGATCCTGCGCACTGTCGAGGAAGCGCGCTTGGCGGTGAGCGGCTCCGCCCAGCCACAGGGACCGCTGGCTATCGGTGCCATCGACACGGTGGCTGCTGTGCACCTGCCACAAGTACTGGCTCGCTACCACAGCCAATACCCCAAGGTAGCCATCGGTTTGCAGACCGGTGCCAGCCAGGAATTGGTGCGACAGGTGCTTAACTACGATATTGAAGGCGCTTTTGTCGGCGGCCCCGTGGCGAACAGTGAAATTGTGCAGACGGAGGTATGCGTTGAGGAGATGGTTCTGGTGACAGCACCGGACCAACCGACGCCCGCGATGGGAAGTTTTGACACCATCCTGGTGTTTCGCCCAGGCTGCTCCTGTCGCAACCGCCTGGAGCAATGGCTGCGGGAGGAAGGGCTGACCCCTATCAAACTCATGGAATTCGGCACCCTCGACGCCATTCTCGGCTGCGTTGGTGCCGGCATGGGCATCAGCATGCTGCCACGCTCTTTCGTCGAACGAGGTCCCTTTGCCTCAATGGTTCGAATCCATCAGGTAGCGGAGCCATTTTCTCGCGTACCGACCATGTTCATCCGCCGCAAGGACATGGCAGCCTCCCCAGCCCTCAGCGCTCTCATCGGGCTATTTCAAACCGAACGCAGCGTAGCAGGTGACTCGGCTTGA
- a CDS encoding radical SAM protein — protein MSEPFTPAYLSLYHSGELAERVRRAHEHLVRCELCPNYCRVNRLQSPRGARCRSGRRAAVASYGPHHGEEQVLVGRRGSGTLFFSRCNLRCVFCQNWDISQEDRGREVTATELAAMMLELQGLGCHNINLVSPSHVLAPLLAALFLAIRKGLRLPLVYNTGGYDSPEALALLDGVVDIYMPDMKFADSKVAQPLLGVADYAEVNRKAVREMHRQVGDLVLDDQGIAQRGLLLRHLVLPENLAGSDRVLSFIAEQLSRNTYLNLMDQYRPCYRADRYPPLDRSTSRAEYRRAVRWAEAAGLQRLDRC, from the coding sequence ATGAGCGAGCCTTTTACTCCCGCTTACCTGTCTCTTTATCATAGCGGCGAACTGGCCGAGCGAGTTCGCCGGGCTCATGAACATCTGGTTCGATGCGAGCTGTGTCCTAACTACTGTCGAGTTAATCGCTTGCAGTCGCCTCGCGGCGCTCGCTGCCGCAGTGGTCGGCGGGCCGCTGTGGCCAGTTACGGTCCTCACCACGGCGAAGAACAGGTGTTGGTCGGCCGCCGGGGCAGCGGCACCCTGTTCTTCAGCCGCTGTAATCTGCGTTGCGTGTTTTGCCAGAACTGGGATATCAGCCAGGAAGACCGGGGCCGTGAGGTCACCGCCACCGAACTCGCGGCGATGATGCTGGAGCTGCAGGGCTTGGGTTGTCACAATATCAACCTGGTGTCGCCGAGTCATGTGCTCGCACCGTTGCTGGCGGCTCTTTTCCTGGCAATCCGCAAGGGCTTGCGGCTGCCCCTGGTCTACAACACGGGTGGCTACGACAGCCCCGAGGCCCTGGCTCTGCTTGACGGGGTGGTCGACATCTACATGCCGGACATGAAGTTTGCCGATTCAAAGGTTGCCCAACCGCTATTGGGGGTGGCCGATTATGCCGAGGTCAATCGAAAGGCGGTGCGGGAAATGCATCGCCAGGTTGGAGACCTGGTTCTTGATGATCAAGGCATCGCCCAGCGCGGCCTGCTGCTCCGCCATCTGGTGCTGCCGGAGAACCTGGCCGGCAGCGACCGCGTCTTGTCCTTTATCGCCGAACAGTTGTCCCGCAACACCTACCTCAATCTCATGGATCAGTACCGACCCTGTTACCGGGCTGATCGCTATCCGCCTCTCGATCGATCAACGAGCCGGGCCGAATACAGGCGTGCGGTGAGGTGGGCAGAAGCCGCGGGTCTGCAACGTCTCGATCGCTGCTGA
- a CDS encoding choice-of-anchor N protein, giving the protein MKRILISLMTVACLFWAASALAIPTLQLDISGGVYDDAPDVENVVSTGDNFTLYTLLNLAGDDKPSAVSLGDKFYISMAVTPKLAEGSDGLGSFSFFDGSAIYEIDVTADMDYGTPPLAEAFKDLGPHGIFDTYYYEFEFAFDPALQCAAYNVADNPGGLVEGSDFYYRAFDVDVSGLAEGYEIHFDLYHLDFLKNGKGVVDVAAPFSHDAQSGAIPAPEPSTLLLLGAGLVGLGAYRRRRGKG; this is encoded by the coding sequence ATGAAAAGAATATTGATCAGCCTAATGACAGTTGCTTGCCTGTTCTGGGCAGCCTCTGCCTTGGCTATTCCGACCTTGCAGTTGGATATTTCCGGCGGCGTTTATGATGATGCTCCTGACGTTGAAAACGTTGTTTCCACCGGAGATAACTTTACCCTGTATACTCTGCTTAACCTCGCTGGTGATGATAAGCCGTCTGCTGTGAGCCTGGGGGATAAATTTTATATCTCGATGGCAGTCACCCCTAAGCTAGCTGAAGGCAGCGATGGCCTTGGGTCCTTCTCTTTTTTTGACGGAAGTGCAATCTACGAAATTGACGTGACGGCCGACATGGACTATGGGACTCCGCCGTTGGCTGAAGCCTTTAAGGATTTGGGTCCCCATGGTATTTTTGATACCTACTACTACGAGTTTGAGTTTGCTTTTGACCCTGCTCTTCAATGCGCAGCATACAATGTTGCGGATAACCCCGGGGGACTTGTTGAAGGTTCCGATTTTTATTATCGGGCCTTCGATGTGGATGTGAGTGGTTTGGCTGAGGGTTATGAGATCCACTTTGATCTTTATCACCTAGATTTTTTAAAAAACGGCAAAGGCGTGGTGGATGTCGCTGCGCCTTTCTCCCACGATGCCCAGAGCGGCGCTATCCCAGCCCCCGAACCCTCTACCCTGCTGCTGTTGGGTGCAGGCTTGGTGGGATTAGGCGCCTACCGCCGACGGCGTGGCAAAGGCTAG
- a CDS encoding DUF1456 family protein, whose protein sequence is MTNNDIMRRIRYIFDFNDSKMMDLFAAAGQQVTREQVSAWLKREEDPGYEKCRDRQLAIFLNGLIIDKRGKREGPQPEPERRLNNNIIFMKLKIALNLKAEEVLEVLRLAEFCISKHELSAFFRRPGHKQYRDCQDQILRNFLKGMQLKYRDNLDVKTPQK, encoded by the coding sequence ATGACAAACAACGACATCATGCGTCGCATTCGCTATATCTTTGACTTTAACGATTCTAAAATGATGGATCTTTTTGCCGCCGCCGGACAACAGGTCACACGGGAACAGGTCAGCGCCTGGCTAAAGCGGGAAGAAGACCCAGGTTATGAAAAGTGCCGTGACCGCCAGCTAGCCATTTTTCTCAACGGTTTGATCATCGACAAGCGGGGCAAAAGGGAAGGGCCGCAGCCCGAACCCGAGAGGCGCCTTAACAACAACATTATTTTTATGAAGTTGAAAATCGCCTTAAACTTGAAAGCTGAAGAGGTGTTGGAAGTTCTGAGATTGGCTGAGTTTTGTATCAGCAAGCACGAATTGAGCGCATTTTTCCGCAGGCCGGGCCATAAGCAATATCGTGACTGCCAGGATCAGATTCTGCGTAATTTTCTCAAGGGTATGCAGCTTAAATATCGCGACAACCTTGATGTAAAGACTCCGCAGAAATGA
- a CDS encoding DUF2293 domain-containing protein, with product MTQQHRIVRPGRTQGTILAESGERLTPPENWAFLPAGDAAITRSVKAKGTTWVVQVRKGKRTISQGIWAEEAHIVASREEVAAKRATPEYARTRQRDRARREAKQQVYVAEFFTEIIRFLDFHPRYEFEAQQLSKKITAHATPVGSGTVARTERIPLDKRAEAAVIAWMRHQTTAYDSMSIPRIKGKRREVRRQLAAKSVEVLQAYRQGLDTAENCPLQRALLKQP from the coding sequence ATGACTCAACAACATCGCATAGTCCGCCCCGGCCGGACCCAGGGGACAATTCTGGCCGAATCGGGCGAACGACTTACGCCTCCCGAGAATTGGGCCTTCCTGCCTGCCGGAGATGCGGCCATCACCCGAAGCGTAAAAGCCAAGGGAACGACCTGGGTGGTACAGGTGCGCAAAGGCAAGAGAACGATTTCTCAGGGAATCTGGGCCGAAGAAGCGCATATTGTGGCATCCCGGGAGGAGGTCGCGGCCAAGAGGGCCACTCCTGAATATGCCAGGACCCGACAACGGGACCGGGCTCGGCGAGAGGCCAAACAACAGGTCTATGTAGCTGAGTTTTTTACGGAAATTATCCGGTTTCTCGATTTTCATCCAAGATATGAGTTTGAAGCCCAGCAGTTGAGCAAAAAAATTACCGCTCACGCAACCCCCGTCGGCAGCGGCACGGTGGCTCGAACTGAACGAATCCCCTTGGACAAACGGGCTGAGGCCGCTGTGATCGCCTGGATGCGCCACCAGACCACGGCCTACGATTCCATGAGCATCCCACGAATCAAGGGCAAAAGAAGAGAGGTTCGTCGACAGCTTGCCGCCAAATCGGTCGAGGTTCTACAAGCCTATCGACAGGGGCTGGATACCGCTGAAAACTGCCCCCTGCAAAGGGCCTTGCTCAAACAACCATAG
- a CDS encoding NADH:flavin oxidoreductase: MRTLFDATTINSMNLKNRLVRSATWENMADATGHMTEPLFKVYEELARGGTGMIITGYAFPLQAERPNPGMMGIYDDSFIEDYRPLTDMVHQHDSRIVLQIAYGGSQTNYQPEGREIWGPSAVADLLFKVMPQEMSRDNIRTLTKAIGEAAARAKAAGFDGVQFHGAHGYLFSQFLCPYYNRRTDEYGGSIENRARIILEAYDEVRSQVGADFPVLIKLNAEDNIENGATFEDCRYVCHQLATRGIDAIELSCGTMAAGRLGPCRTRIDAPEKEAYNAEHAAKLAEELDIPILLVGGLRSPEVMEQLLETTAIEYFSLARPLLAEPNLVQRWQAGDRRPARCISCNGCFRPNPAGNLCVLDSESE; the protein is encoded by the coding sequence ATGCGAACCCTTTTCGACGCGACAACCATCAACTCCATGAACCTGAAAAACCGCCTGGTCCGCAGTGCCACCTGGGAAAACATGGCTGATGCGACCGGCCATATGACTGAGCCACTGTTCAAGGTTTACGAGGAGCTCGCCCGGGGCGGGACAGGAATGATCATCACCGGCTACGCCTTTCCCCTGCAGGCGGAACGCCCCAACCCCGGCATGATGGGCATCTATGACGACAGCTTCATCGAGGACTACCGGCCCCTTACCGACATGGTGCATCAACATGACAGCCGGATTGTATTACAGATTGCCTACGGTGGCTCGCAAACCAATTACCAACCGGAGGGAAGGGAGATCTGGGGCCCTTCGGCGGTGGCCGATTTGCTGTTCAAGGTGATGCCTCAGGAAATGTCCCGAGACAACATCCGAACCCTGACCAAGGCTATCGGTGAGGCCGCCGCGCGAGCCAAGGCAGCCGGATTTGACGGGGTACAGTTTCATGGCGCCCACGGCTACCTGTTCAGCCAATTTCTGTGCCCCTACTATAATCGCCGTACAGACGAGTACGGCGGGTCGATTGAAAACCGGGCGCGAATCATCCTGGAAGCGTATGACGAAGTACGCAGTCAGGTGGGCGCTGACTTCCCGGTACTGATCAAACTCAATGCCGAGGATAACATCGAAAACGGTGCGACTTTCGAAGACTGCCGCTATGTCTGCCATCAACTGGCCACACGGGGCATTGACGCCATCGAGCTTAGCTGCGGTACCATGGCTGCCGGCAGACTCGGCCCCTGTCGCACCCGGATCGATGCACCGGAAAAGGAGGCTTACAACGCCGAACATGCGGCAAAACTCGCCGAAGAACTCGATATCCCCATCCTGCTGGTAGGCGGTTTACGTTCGCCCGAGGTGATGGAACAGCTGTTGGAAACGACAGCCATCGAGTACTTCTCCCTGGCACGACCCCTCCTGGCGGAACCGAATCTGGTACAACGCTGGCAAGCAGGCGATCGCCGCCCGGCTCGCTGCATCTCCTGCAACGGTTGCTTTCGCCCTAATCCCGCCGGCAATCTCTGCGTGCTTGATTCAGAGTCGGAGTGA
- a CDS encoding winged helix-turn-helix transcriptional regulator → MKPNLEVKKTLVFRDKQYKCGIDVTLAVIGGKWKSAILYHLALQTMRFSELQRQFADTSRKMLTQQLRELERDGLVHREVYPQVPPKVEYSLTARGRSIKPILDLMCDWGAGYAEP, encoded by the coding sequence ATGAAGCCGAATCTCGAAGTAAAAAAAACGCTGGTGTTTCGCGACAAACAATACAAATGCGGCATCGACGTGACTCTGGCGGTCATCGGCGGCAAATGGAAGTCCGCCATCCTTTACCACTTGGCGCTGCAGACCATGCGATTTTCTGAACTGCAACGCCAGTTTGCCGACACCAGTCGTAAGATGCTTACCCAGCAGCTGCGGGAACTGGAACGGGACGGTCTTGTCCATCGCGAGGTTTATCCCCAGGTACCGCCCAAGGTGGAATATTCCCTGACCGCTAGGGGGCGGAGCATCAAGCCGATCCTCGATCTCATGTGCGATTGGGGGGCGGGATATGCAGAACCCTGA
- a CDS encoding translation initiation factor Sui1, producing MAKKSPRNGTGLVYSSEFGQMCPHCNQPKGKCLCQKKTSPSKGDGIVRLMRETKGRKGKGVTLITGLPLDAEELKKLAKNLKQKCGSGGSVKKGIIEIQGDHRDGLEKELTGLGYKVKRAGG from the coding sequence ATGGCAAAAAAGTCGCCACGCAATGGCACTGGACTGGTGTATTCCTCCGAGTTTGGTCAAATGTGTCCCCACTGCAACCAGCCAAAAGGGAAATGTCTTTGCCAGAAAAAAACATCTCCTTCTAAAGGCGACGGTATCGTCCGCTTGATGCGAGAGACCAAAGGACGCAAAGGCAAAGGAGTCACCTTGATCACAGGCTTACCATTAGATGCTGAGGAACTTAAAAAGCTTGCAAAAAACCTTAAACAAAAGTGTGGAAGCGGGGGCAGTGTTAAAAAGGGCATCATAGAAATTCAGGGGGACCACCGGGATGGGCTGGAAAAAGAATTAACCGGGCTTGGCTATAAAGTTAAGAGAGCCGGCGGCTAA
- a CDS encoding mechanosensitive ion channel family protein: MDSIMIHKAVYSLIAMVAIHLLFHLLKRYAKQTQYKYSIRKSRYFTIKRLLTIISWLLSLAVLLLIWNVDLKHVWVSATGVLALIAVAFVAVWSLVGNILAGVIIYFTSPFKIEDCIEIMPDEIRGTVLAINTFYTVLMTEDHNYINVPNTLLFQKYIKVIKTPLNKTQAIPEETTDIQKH; encoded by the coding sequence ATGGACTCAATAATGATTCATAAAGCCGTGTATTCACTGATCGCCATGGTGGCCATACATCTTCTGTTTCATCTGCTCAAGCGCTATGCAAAGCAAACCCAATATAAGTACAGCATTCGCAAATCCCGCTATTTCACCATCAAGCGCCTGCTCACCATAATCTCATGGCTGTTGAGCTTGGCAGTGTTGCTACTGATCTGGAATGTTGATCTGAAGCATGTATGGGTTTCCGCCACGGGCGTTCTGGCGCTGATTGCCGTCGCTTTCGTAGCTGTCTGGAGCCTGGTGGGCAATATTCTGGCCGGGGTTATTATCTATTTTACCTCCCCTTTTAAAATCGAAGATTGTATCGAAATCATGCCGGACGAAATACGGGGCACGGTGCTAGCTATCAACACCTTCTATACCGTGCTTATGACCGAAGACCATAACTACATCAATGTTCCCAATACCCTGTTGTTTCAGAAATATATTAAAGTGATAAAAACACCTTTGAACAAGACACAGGCGATACCAGAAGAAACAACAGACATACAGAAACACTAA
- a CDS encoding YajD family HNH nuclease, translating into MADSTSNKSAEQRDRLVAEMRREQQARQAGYREQALKLFPPVCGRCSREFEGKNLRELTVHHIDHNHDNNPPDGSNWELLCIYCHDHEHTRGVQEDRSTEGPTAQIDRPSLGHSPFAALADKFK; encoded by the coding sequence ATGGCTGATTCCACATCAAACAAGAGCGCCGAGCAACGGGACCGCCTGGTCGCTGAGATGCGCCGGGAACAACAGGCCCGACAGGCAGGATACCGGGAACAGGCGTTAAAACTTTTTCCTCCGGTGTGCGGCCGTTGCAGCCGTGAGTTCGAGGGCAAAAACCTCCGCGAACTCACTGTGCACCACATCGACCACAACCACGATAATAATCCTCCCGACGGCAGCAACTGGGAACTGCTCTGCATCTATTGCCACGATCACGAGCATACCCGTGGGGTGCAGGAGGATCGCAGCACCGAAGGTCCCACCGCTCAAATCGACCGCCCCTCTCTGGGACACTCCCCCTTCGCGGCACTGGCAGATAAGTTCAAATAA